In the Oceanivirga salmonicida genome, GGTTGGTTATCAACTGGAAGTATTATTGCGGGAGTATTCCAAATTTTATTAGTATTCTTAGGATGTTTAGTTTATTATCCATTCTTTAAGGTATTAGATAATCAATTTTTAGGTGATGAAACAACAAAAGTAGATAAAAAAGGTGATGAATTAGATGATATGTCATTAGATGATATTTCATTTGATTAATATATATATAAGGAAAAATTCAACAGGGTATAAATTTGTTGGACTTTTTTAGGAAGGAATAAAATGAGAGTAGTACTATTTTTTGATCAAATACAAGCTGGTGCAGGAGGAAAAGAACGACCTAATGTACCTTTGGCGGTAGAAAAAGGTGGAATAGGTGCTTATTTAACATTTAGTACATATTTAACTAACGCAAATGTGATAGCAACAACATATTGTGGAACTTCGTATTTTGATGAAAATAAGGAAGAAGTTAAAATAAAGATGATAGGATTACTAAAAAAAGTAAAAGCAGATATAATTTTATGTGGCCCTTGCTATAATTATGAACCTTTTGCAAAAATGGCAACTGAGATGGCAAAAGAAGTAAAAGATAAATTACCTGAATGCAAAAGTATAGTAATGTGTTCAAAAGAAAATGAAGAAATAATAAATAAATACAAAAATGAATTAATAATGTTAAAAATGCCTAAAAAAGGTGGAGTAGGATTAAGTGAATCATTTAGGCATTTAGCAGAAGTAATGGAAGTTTTGGGAAATAATGAAAATCACGAAAAAATAAAAAAGTATATGTTTTAAAGAGGGAATATGAAATTAAATAAAATAAATTTATTTTTAAAAAATGTAAATAATTATTTAGAAATTTTAAAACGTATTATTATTATTATTTCATTTATAATAATATTAATATTATTATTATTTGGAATTAGTTTGAAATTACTATTATTTATAATTTTATTAAAATTATTTTTTGATAGATACTATAAATATATTAATTATTCAAAAAAAAATGAAATTTTTAAAATAGTAAAAGATTTTTTTCAGATTATATTTTTGATTATATTGTTATATCGCTTGAAAGAATATCCTAAAATTATGCTTGAAACTAAAAATATAAATATTGTATTAATAAGAAATTCTATTATAGAAATAAAGGATTATGATACTATTATTTATTATTTGAATAATATTAAATTTTTATTTGAACTTGGAATGTTATTTATATTTATTTTAGTAGAAATATTTTTTAATAAAATATTAAGTGATATAAATAAAAAAGAAGAAGAACTTTTTATTGCTAATAATATAAGTAATATAAATAATATAGGAGATTTTATTGAAAATGAAAAAATTATTAAAAATTAAAAGTAAAATAAAAATAAAAATTATCAACAAAGAATTTAGTCTTTTTGTATTTGGGATATTATTAACTTTTATTATTTATATTTTAAGTAATTATAATGATACGATAAAAGAAATAAATAAAGAAGAATTTATCATAGAATATGATTTTTATAAAGTTTTCATTATGTATATTATTGTATTATTGATTATAATGTTATTAATAGATTTAAAAAAAAATAGAAATATAAAAAAGAATATACTAGTAGTTATTGGGATTATAATTATGATAGCCTATATTTTATATTTTAAGAAAGATTTAACAATAAATAATATAATAATGGTATATGTTTTTTATTTAATTACTGAAGTTTTTAATGTGGGTTTAAATGTAGTTAAATACAAAAAGGCAGTGAATTATATTGAATATTTAGAAAATATGAGGAGAATATAATATGTGGGGAATGATAGCAACTTGGCGTATGGCATTAGAAGGTGTTACAAAGGCAAGTGAATTATTAGATAAAAATCAATTTGCAGGAGATGCTATAGAATTAGCAATAAAAGAGGTGGAGAATTTTCCTTACTATAAATCAGTAGGTTATGGAGGACTTCCAAATGAAAAAATGGAAGTAGAACTAGATGCCGCATATATGGATGGAACTAATTTTAATTTTGGAGCAGTCTGTGCTATAAAAGATATTGCTAATCCTATTTCTGTAGCTAGATCACTTAGTAATTTAACTGTAAATAATGTTTTAGTTGGTGATGGTGCAAAAGAGTATGCTATAAGTCAAGGATTTGAAGGAAAAAACATGCTTACAGATAGAGCCAAAATACATTATAATAACAGATTATATGATATGAAAGAAACTAAAAAATTAAAAGCATATGATGGACATGATACTGTTGGTATGGTTGCATTAGATAAGAATAAAAATATGGTTGTAGGAACATCTACTAGTGGTTTATTTATGAAAAAAAGAGGTAGAGTAGGTGATTCTCCATTTATAGGTTCTGGTCTTTATGTGGATAGTAGTGTAGGTGGAGCAAGTGCAACAGGTTTAGGAGAAGACCTTATGAAAGGTGTGATATCTTATGAAATTGTTAGATTAATGAAAGAAGGTATGCATCCTCAAAAGGCTTGTGAGAAAGCAACATTTGATTTAGAAGAAAAACTAATAAAATTTCGTAAAAATGTTGGAGATATTTCAGTAATAGCTATGAATAATAAAGGTGAATGGGGAGCAGCTTCTACAATTGACAATTTCTCATTTGTTGTATCAACACCTGCTGAAAAAAATAAAGTTTATAGAACAAAAAGAATTAAAAATAAGATGATACATGAAATCGCAACTAAAGAATGGCTAGACAAATATTTAGAAGACAGAATGAAGCCTTTAGAAATAAAGAGTTAAATGGGGGTGAGTAAATGATGAAAAGATTTTTAAATTTAGAATCAAGTGAAATGATAAATCTTAGCAAGGATGAATTATTTCAATCAATAAAAGCCAGTGAAGGAAGGATTATTGTATCTGAAAATGTTGTAGTAAGTCAACCCTTAGTATCTAGTATTACTAATTGTGAGGTTGCTAGAGCATTTGGAGCTGATTTGATTTTACTTAATATTTTTGATTTATTTAATCCCGAAATAGCAGGATTAAAAAAATGTGATAATCCTATAATAGAGTTAAAAAAATTAGTAGGAAGACCTATAGGTGTAAATTTAGAGCCTATTGATTTAGAAGCACAAATGTTAGAAGAAAGAGCTATTTTAAATAAAGGAAGGCAAGTAAGTTTAGAAAGTGTTAAGAGAGCACAAGAATTAGGTTTTGATTTTATATGCTTAACAGGAAATCCTGGAACAGGTGTTACTACTGATACAATAGCTAAAGCAATTACATTAGTTAAAGAAAATTTTAGTGGTTTAATTCTAGCGGGTAAAATGCATGGTGCAGGAACTAGTGAAGATATATACGATAAAAAATCAATTATTCAATTTATTGAAGCAGGTGCAGATGTAATAATGATACCATCACCTGGGACAGTTCCTGGAAGTAGTATAGAAAAATGTACGAATATAGTTGAATTTATAAAATCAAAAGGGAAATTAACATTAGGAGCAATAGGAACAAGTCAAGAAAGTTCTAATATAGAGACTATAAGACAAATAGGATTATATAATAAGATGATAGGTTTTGATATGCATCACATAGGGGATGCAGGGTATTGTGGGTTAGCTGATTTTGAGAATATTATGGAACTATCAATAGCAGTTAGAGGTAAAAGACATACACTTAAAATGATGTGTTCTTCAATAAATAGATAGTTAATTGGAGGCTGAAATGAAAAAAATATTGATTTATTTATCAATGATATTTTTAATGTTTTCTTGTGTAAATAAAAGTCAAGAAAAAGAGGAAATTATAAAAATATATAATTATAAACAAGAACTTATAAAAGAAGTTAAAGATAAAGAAACATTAGATTATTTTTCTATACTTATAGGTAAATCGACTGAAAATATGGGGAATAATTCTAGTTTTCCATTGGTGAAAATTCCAGAAGATGCTGAAAAATCTTTGACTTATGAATTTATTAAAAAAAGAGAAGATGGCAAAATAATTAATGTTAAATTTTTTGTATATTCAAATTATAAATATTTAACTTTAAAAATGCCTGTTATACCTGAAATTAGTTGGGAACTTTCAGATGAAGATTACGAAAAATTAACGAATTTAGAAAAAATAAATAATTAAAAATATTTTTTGGAGGGATTTTTATGTTTTTTGAAATGAAGGGTATATTTAGTAAGTATAAAGAAGAAATACGAAATTTTAATAATATTGTACTGTATTATTTAATTTGTCTAGTTCTTATATATTTATATCGTAAAGGTATTTCAAAAATTTATACGGCATTTATAAATTATTTTAAGATTTTTGAAACAGATTTAGTATCATTATATTCAACAGTTATTGATTTAGTAGTTGTTATTATTGTAGTTAGATTCTTTTTAAAACATAGTTTTTCTGCTATGGGATATGGAAAAGAAAACATTGTTAGAAAATATTTTAAAGGTGTATTATTTGGATTTATGCTATTTTTTATTTGTTTTTCAGCATTATATTTAATGGGGTATGTGAATATAGGATTTTCAACTAATTTTAATATGGTATTATTAATATTATATGTTTTTGGTTATATGATACAAGGTATGGCTGAAGAAGTAGCATTAAGAGGATTTTTCTTTTCAGAAATTTCAAATATATTTGGAATTTTACCAGGAATGTTATTATCAAGCTTCGCTTTTTCTGCACTCCATCTTGGTAATTCAGGTATGACTGTTTTAGCATTTATAAATTTAGTATTATTTGGTATTTTTGCAGCCTTAATTTATTATCTTACTGAAAATTTGTGGTTTGTTGGAGGGCTTCATTCTATGTGGAACTTTACACAAGGTAATATATTTGGTTTTGAAGTATCAGGTTATGTTTCAGATACGAGTATATTAAGTAGTAGTATTCCTGAAAATAATACGATTATTACAGGTGGAATTTTTGGAATTGAAGGTTCTATAATACTTACTTTTATATATATTGTATTAATAATTATTTCGGTGAGAATGATTTTAAAAAAATGTGAAAAATATAAATTTATTTTAAATTAAATATTAATAGATTTATTTATATATTAATTAATATGAAAAAGGAGTTAAACAAAAAATATTTGTAAACTCCTTTTATATTTAGTTATAATTTTCTAAAATAACATTCTTATTTAGGACATATAGCTATACATCTTGCAGGGAAGCCGGCAAAATCTTTACCTTTAGGGAATCCACAGAAAATAAGGGAACCTTTTGGTGGTAATTCTGAAAGATTTTTTAATAATTCTATTTCATATCTATCTTGTTCTAATATATAATATTCCATAATTAAACCATCTTTTGCACCATTTACTGCTGGATCAGTATCCGAAGTTTCATGACCTATAGCCTTTATATTTCTTTCTTCTACTAAAAATTTAAGAACTTCCATTGACCAACCTGGATAATGTTTGTTACCTTCACTATCGCAGTTATCTAAATCATCTTTTTTGGACCAATCTGTTCTAAGAGCAACAAAAGAGTTTTCAGGTATTTTATCATATTTATCTTCCCATTTTTTAAAATCTTCTAATTTCACAGAATAGTCTGGGTCA is a window encoding:
- a CDS encoding GrdB-related putative oxidoreductase is translated as MRVVLFFDQIQAGAGGKERPNVPLAVEKGGIGAYLTFSTYLTNANVIATTYCGTSYFDENKEEVKIKMIGLLKKVKADIILCGPCYNYEPFAKMATEMAKEVKDKLPECKSIVMCSKENEEIINKYKNELIMLKMPKKGGVGLSESFRHLAEVMEVLGNNENHEKIKKYMF
- a CDS encoding N(4)-(beta-N-acetylglucosaminyl)-L-asparaginase — its product is MWGMIATWRMALEGVTKASELLDKNQFAGDAIELAIKEVENFPYYKSVGYGGLPNEKMEVELDAAYMDGTNFNFGAVCAIKDIANPISVARSLSNLTVNNVLVGDGAKEYAISQGFEGKNMLTDRAKIHYNNRLYDMKETKKLKAYDGHDTVGMVALDKNKNMVVGTSTSGLFMKKRGRVGDSPFIGSGLYVDSSVGGASATGLGEDLMKGVISYEIVRLMKEGMHPQKACEKATFDLEEKLIKFRKNVGDISVIAMNNKGEWGAASTIDNFSFVVSTPAEKNKVYRTKRIKNKMIHEIATKEWLDKYLEDRMKPLEIKS
- a CDS encoding DUF7916 family protein, whose amino-acid sequence is MMKRFLNLESSEMINLSKDELFQSIKASEGRIIVSENVVVSQPLVSSITNCEVARAFGADLILLNIFDLFNPEIAGLKKCDNPIIELKKLVGRPIGVNLEPIDLEAQMLEERAILNKGRQVSLESVKRAQELGFDFICLTGNPGTGVTTDTIAKAITLVKENFSGLILAGKMHGAGTSEDIYDKKSIIQFIEAGADVIMIPSPGTVPGSSIEKCTNIVEFIKSKGKLTLGAIGTSQESSNIETIRQIGLYNKMIGFDMHHIGDAGYCGLADFENIMELSIAVRGKRHTLKMMCSSINR
- a CDS encoding CPBP family intramembrane glutamic endopeptidase, whose amino-acid sequence is MFFEMKGIFSKYKEEIRNFNNIVLYYLICLVLIYLYRKGISKIYTAFINYFKIFETDLVSLYSTVIDLVVVIIVVRFFLKHSFSAMGYGKENIVRKYFKGVLFGFMLFFICFSALYLMGYVNIGFSTNFNMVLLILYVFGYMIQGMAEEVALRGFFFSEISNIFGILPGMLLSSFAFSALHLGNSGMTVLAFINLVLFGIFAALIYYLTENLWFVGGLHSMWNFTQGNIFGFEVSGYVSDTSILSSSIPENNTIITGGIFGIEGSIILTFIYIVLIIISVRMILKKCEKYKFILN
- a CDS encoding cyclase family protein, with product MDLKLWDELNRWRNECKFIDLTHELSPETTHWSGFKPMDISTKFNLKEHGFYVNEFTLVGQYGTHVDAPGHFVEGNRLLDKLVPDEMILPLCVVDISDIVKNDPDYSVKLEDFKKWEDKYDKIPENSFVALRTDWSKKDDLDNCDSEGNKHYPGWSMEVLKFLVEERNIKAIGHETSDTDPAVNGAKDGLIMEYYILEQDRYEIELLKNLSELPPKGSLIFCGFPKGKDFAGFPARCIAICPK